From Rudanella lutea DSM 19387, a single genomic window includes:
- a CDS encoding M61 family metallopeptidase yields the protein MHYRLAADPSLPHYIAVEARLTQVTQAEVELQLPAWRPGRYELQHFAKNIQRFTVTDGAGNPLPFRKITKDRWLVQTGGAPEVVAHYNYYANLINAGSSYLSDEADASPMLYVNPVNLCLYAEGRIHEPCTLELAIPADWVIACGMAQTAPQTLYARDFYELVDCPLIAAPALHQIQYEARGVDFTVWVAGRMAFDPERVVRDFKRFSETQIDLFGEFPEENYHFLTIVLPVAHYHGVEHRNSTVLVLGPADEGEGLYTDLLGVASHELFHAWNVIRIRPAELLPYNFTGENYFPTCFVAEGVTTYYGDLMLRRSGVFNDNAYLKELHVTLKRHFEANGRAFQSLTESSWDLWLDGYDKGVPDRKVSVYHKGAIVALILDLHLRQISGGTRSLDDVMRLMWQRFGKPFVGYTLADYRAVTEEVAGESLDWYYDTCIFGNESLLPLLNSYLNPLGLTVSTDENGSIQLTPFSQAA from the coding sequence ATGCATTACCGTCTCGCTGCCGACCCCTCGCTACCCCATTATATTGCCGTAGAAGCCCGACTTACCCAGGTAACTCAGGCTGAAGTTGAACTACAATTACCCGCCTGGCGGCCGGGTCGGTACGAACTCCAGCACTTTGCCAAAAACATTCAGCGGTTTACGGTGACCGACGGCGCGGGCAACCCACTGCCTTTCCGGAAAATCACGAAAGACCGGTGGCTGGTGCAAACCGGCGGGGCACCGGAAGTGGTAGCGCACTATAACTACTACGCCAACCTGATTAATGCCGGTAGCAGCTACCTGAGCGACGAGGCCGACGCAAGTCCCATGCTGTACGTGAATCCGGTAAACCTGTGTTTGTACGCGGAGGGACGTATCCACGAACCATGCACCCTCGAACTGGCCATTCCGGCCGACTGGGTCATTGCCTGCGGCATGGCGCAAACTGCCCCCCAAACCCTGTACGCCCGTGATTTTTACGAACTGGTCGACTGCCCACTCATTGCGGCTCCGGCCCTGCATCAGATTCAGTACGAGGCTCGTGGCGTTGATTTTACGGTTTGGGTGGCCGGTCGGATGGCCTTCGACCCCGAGCGGGTTGTGCGTGATTTCAAACGGTTTTCCGAAACGCAAATTGACCTGTTTGGCGAGTTTCCCGAGGAGAACTACCATTTCCTGACGATTGTGCTGCCCGTAGCGCATTATCATGGCGTGGAGCACCGCAACAGTACGGTGCTGGTACTGGGGCCCGCCGACGAGGGCGAAGGCCTCTACACCGATCTGCTGGGCGTGGCTTCGCATGAGTTGTTTCATGCCTGGAATGTAATCCGAATCCGCCCGGCCGAACTCCTGCCTTACAATTTCACCGGCGAAAACTATTTCCCTACCTGCTTCGTGGCTGAAGGCGTAACTACATACTACGGTGACCTGATGCTGCGCCGGTCGGGGGTATTCAACGATAATGCGTATCTCAAAGAGCTGCACGTAACCCTAAAACGGCATTTTGAGGCCAACGGGCGCGCTTTTCAGTCGCTCACCGAATCATCGTGGGATTTGTGGCTCGATGGGTATGACAAGGGTGTCCCCGACCGGAAAGTATCGGTGTACCATAAAGGAGCCATTGTGGCGCTTATTCTGGATTTGCACCTCCGGCAGATAAGTGGAGGCACCCGGTCCCTCGACGATGTGATGCGGCTTATGTGGCAGCGGTTCGGAAAGCCCTTTGTGGGCTATACCCTGGCCGATTACCGAGCCGTGACCGAAGAAGTCGCGGGCGAGTCGCTGGACTGGTATTACGACACCTGCATCTTCGGCAATGAATCGCTGCTGCCTCTGCTAAATAGCTATCTGAACCCGCTTGGGCTCACCGTCTCGACCGACGAAAACGGGAGTATTCAATTGACCCCCTTTAGCCAGGCTGCTTAA